TGACCTTCATTTCTCAAACAACCGGCTTTATCCCacacttttgttggtaacaaattgaaaaaACATAATATTGTCTCAATTATTAAGTCTGACATCCTTGATAACTTGTGCGACTGATGATGTCGGATTAATGACACTTGACTGTAACTTGTTTGTCACCACCTCCTAAATGCCATTTCAAAAAGACATCCCAGATTATTTCTGCTTGTAAGGCCTAACAGGGAGCACTTTACTTATCCTGGTTCCATTGTTTCAGCTACTTCCAGTTGTTGTATATAAGAGTCTAACCATAAACAGCTTCAGAAAATACGCTTAGTAAATCTATCCCCAAACAGAATTTCACCAGGTTCAGGCTTGTGTGGTTACAATGGCAGACATCACCACAAGGTTTTGCTAAGGGCCACAACTTACCTTTCTTCAAGTAGGCTACAGCCTCGGACACATTGAACTTCCCCCTGTGGTTGGCGTCGGGAGAGAATGCAAGCTGTCCTTTGTGTTGACTAGTTGGCGAGGGCGGAGGCTCAGCATCCCGGGAATCAACAGACACATTGGAGTTCTGAAGTTTTGCTACAATACCGTCACCatagaaaacaaacacagttttattaTTATCTTTGCTGgaagaagcagcagcagcagcagcagcagcagcagctgatAACTTTGTCTCACTAGATACTGCTGCATGTTCGGTCCTTAATGCATCAGAACCATGGCTGTTTCTATAACCCTGAGTTTTCGGCAGTACAACTCCGTTGAGTCCTCCTACTCGTGTCTTGGACATCTTGGTTGTGGAGGAGGATGTGGAGGAGCTGATGCTACTGCCTGGAAGAACCTCCGCCCCACCGCCATTGTTTGGAGTTGGTTGTGATGGTGTTTCTGATGGTTTGGGCGCAGTTGGCTCTGATTTGTTAGAAATGTCTTTTGGTAACGTCACTGGTATAGATTGAGGTTCACTTTGATTATGATTTACACTATCTTTTCTTTCACAAGAAGTCCCTTCCTGCTGAATATTGTTCACACTAGTTGTCACATGGTCATTGTCACAGGTGCTTTTCACATCGTGCTCAAagttggaatcaaacccaaatgTAATGCCCAGGTTTTCTGGAGCTTCACCAAATCGTTTGTCCAGGAAGATAACAGACTTATTATTTTTCTTGCCATTGTTACCACCAACACGAGCACTCACAGACACTTGCTTACTACGGGTATCTTTGGAAACACTACCCAGATTCACAGCATGTTGAGATCGTGAACTTTCGGTGTAATTCAACACTTCCGCTTTAATAGCTCTCTGAGGTCCATTTTTAGGTCCATTTTTAGGCCCATTAGGAGGCCCATTCTTAGGACCATTTGGGTTTTCAGATTTTACAATTTGAATACCAGGCATTTTGGAATCAAATGTTACAGTAATGGTTGGAATAGGTTGACTGTCATTGGAGGAGCTGGAGGGTTGTTCCCCCGACGGAGTCACACTTGACAGAGTGTCCTCTGAAACAGTGTTATCGCTAGAACTATTACTACTCTTGACGACCATTGAATCACTCACACTCACAGAACTGGTTTCAACGTCTACACTAGCAGGCACAGACACATCCTTATCGACCACCACAGGGTCAGACAGAAGGAATTCTTGACTACCACTTTTCTGTCGTGATCTCTGTGTTAACTTTGGACTGTTTTCTTGCTTGGTATCTTCAGGGCTTGATCCAATTGAATGTCTGCGTTCAGTAGGACTGCCTTTCCAGATGGTAGGTTTCCTGGAGTTGGAATTTTCAGACTGGCTGTCAAATGGCTCCTCTTCCTCAGCTTTTGGGCTGGTGGGTGAATTGGGTGGTTTAGGCGCAGCAGCCATCTTTGCATAAGACACTGGAAAACGCGACACAAACTCACTCAAACTGCCTCCTTTGGCAGCTGGGAGAGATTTCACTGACTCAATGTCACTGTCATCCTGGGACCTCAGTTCAGTCAGAGTATCAATTGGAACATCACCGAATGAGTTCCTCCTTCCCTCTCTGAAAGTTGGCCGAGACTTGGCAGCATTTGCCTTCTTGCCAAGAGCTGGGAAGGCTGATGGGCTGAGATCCCGCGTTTGTTCCTTCTTTAACAGTGAGGATATAGGTGGTGGTGTCACAGACCGGGGTTGTGGAAGGCCCCGATTCTCCCTTGGTCCGTTCTTTTGGCGAGGAATCTCGGGCACAACGTCTTTAGCACCTGGACGTTTCTTTTTCTTACTCACCAAAGTGAACTCTTGTTCAACTGGCGGAAGGTTATCAATGTCAGTGAAAATATAGTCTTGATGATTTTCAGTGATTGCAAGATCATCACTGTCTAAATTAGACACCATCCTTGTTGGACCATTTTCAAGTTTCATCTTGTCTAGAGTTTTGGTATTGTTAATGATGTCGTTTTTATTTTCCAATTTCTTATTATTCCTAAGCTGACCCTCTGATTTTCCGTTCTTACCTTTTTGTTTCTTATTCTCAACTGAAGATGGAGGAACAGTCTCCACAGACTTCTCCTTCTCtcggttttttgttttgtttttgtcttttggATCAACCTCCCTCTTATGCAAAGGAGGACTTTTGGAAGAACTAATTTTGTCAGCAAGTGGTTCAATGTCTTTGTTCAACACACACTTTGTGTCTGGTTTGCTGCATGACTGGGAATCCTCCAGTGGAGCTTGTGATTCTACTACACTGGTGGCTGCAGCTTTATCACCATAGTTGCCCatgtcctcctcctcctcttcgtCTGCCGCAATAACTGGACAAGCGTCTGCAGCAGCTGCGTCTGCTGGAGGAATTGGGGATGGTGGAGCCTCACTGGTAACTGCGGTGGGAGAGTTGACAAGTTCCACACTCTCGTTGTGAGAGTCGTTAGTCTCGTCTGCCTGACCTACCCTTATCTTCTTCTCCTTATTCTTTTTTGCTGCTTTGTCTGCTTTTGCAGCAATTTCGCTGCCAGGACTAGACTTCTGACTGACTTTCTTTTTCAGCTGTTTTTCACCAAATTTATGTGTTTCTATAAATTTGACAAGATCGTCTACACTAGCTATGTTCCCAACATAATTGGGAATATCTTCAGAAAGCTTCACAGGCTCCTTATGTGTCTTTTTACGAGGTTTCTTGCGATCAGTGCTAGAGGACCCGTCTTCCAAGTCTTTAACTGACTGCCCTTGAAATGGGAAAGGGTCGAAATTCGAAGTTTCACGTGGAAATTCAGGGGGATGTTGGGGATATGTTCCATAATTAGTAGGCTTTCTTGAGCTGACAAGACTTCCCTCGACTGACTTGTTGGGTGGCTCTCTCATTTGCCTGTAGGCACTAGGTGCAATTGGGTTTCCGTTTATGTCATGGCAACTATTCCTGGTCTTTGAGCTGCTCACACGTTCATCTGCATCATCTGAAGATAGAAGACAAGAATTAGAGACCCAAATCACATTTTTCAGGAGGCTTACAAATATTGCAAAATACTCAACCAATATCCTGCATGAGGAATTTCGAAATTCAAGCAAAACAATGTGAAGAATCAAACTAGCTTTTCAGAATGTCAAACACTTTTACCACAAAGTTTTCATAAATATAGAATAACATGTTATAAAACATCTGACATATTGACTCCACATAAGGTCAAGAGAACAGATGTATTACTCCAATAACCTCGTTCTGAAGTTAATGCTGATTATCACTGTGCTGTGTGGAAGCAAGCCTCTCTTCACTCCTGTGATTAGATTTAATgattttttctgctggagtgGATGTTATCACCCCATCTAGAGAGCTAGAGCTGGAGTTCTCTACACAATAACCCACTGACACTACCCAATACAAGCTGCCACTGATGCACTACCCCTAAATTCCTGAATGCCAAATGCTACTGGACACGCAAAATGTCAGTCTGCATTATGATTCTCAAACAAGCGTGTGATAAGTCTTTTAATAATTAATTTCTTTTTTCTTGCTCAAGTACTACCatacaaaaaaacccattaaCTAAATGTCAGAGTGAAATGGAACAAGGCCTTTTTAAAAAGCACATAGGGAAATCAATGGAAGGAGTAACTGGAGAAAATTCCAAAGCTAACTAAACAGCAGAGAAAAGTAAAGGAAATAGTCATAACAAGCATGTTTTATTTAATCGCCACGTTACAAATCAAAGTTTTTATATGAACTATACAGCAGGTTGGTGAACACCATGAAATGATCCTGACTGCCCAATACAAGGGGATGTCAAAAAGTAATGAGCCTAACTGTATTCTTGATGTCCAATGTTTCCATTTATTGTGAATGGATCATTAGCAAAGCCATAAGCaaagtttcacatatgtgggtaatgtggttcacaaaatatcagtcatcacaacacacttGGGtatgatatttgtaaaataattgtagaaaaatgaaaacgatatgtcatttggtacctcttggatTTTGGTATGTCCTCagatatcatataaaatatgttcagaatggtaTTGAATGTATTCCCATCATGATCAAAAGTCAGAGAgttggattgcttgatttagatttagacagGCGTATTTGTTTTAACAGCTGCATTTGTACCATTGTCGTAGTGAGACTCACTGCTTTCTGACATTCCTTCGTACATGGACCATGTGTTGATGATTTGGTGCTTCACAGTGACaatgtgggttcaaatcctgacCAGGTCCACCACTAAAGTACCACAGATTGTACTGTTCTAGGAAAGTGTTCTGCCAAATACTGAATTCGATACTGTCTATTCTGActgtgtgggttcaaatccctgatgggactcaaccccctGTAGTTACTAGAATATATACTTGACGAAAACAGTATTATTCGGCATATGACCTTTATTAATGACAATAAAGGTGTGattaacaaaacaaatgacTCTCCGTTTATGACCAATCTACATTACCTCTCCAGATATATCTGATACCTGATACAAGTACTCTTCCTTGTATCAGAGATATCAATCTGCTGTGGTAAAGGAGTGAGTATGTTCAAtttcacaccgcttttagcaatattccagcaacataactGCAGGGGACActaaaaatgagcttcacacatcttatccatatggagaatcgaacaagggtctttggcgtggtgagagctaacgctttaaccacgaagCTACTCAAAAGGCCCCCCACCGTGGTAAAGGAGACTGGAGGCAAATCATGAATCCACAAATAATTTTTTATTTAACACATCACGATACTGTCTACATTTCCACATGCGCTAATGTGAACAAGCTAACCTGTGGCTGCCATCCCCAAGCAATGTTCCTTCACAGTCAGGgtaacatgaaacatatatacatggtgAGTGTGTTGGTTCTAAGGATGAACACAAAGTTCTTAGAGCAGTCTCTGTATGTCTTTCAGAAAGTAACATACTGTTACACTGTCAGCATTCAACCAGTGGCAGCTTGCCACCCTACAAGTCTATGGCTTCTTTACAAAGCATGCCCACAATACATCTGCTGGAATGGGATCTACTTTTTAGCTGCAGCTGACTGGGAAACCATTCAATATGTGCCTTACTTTTCTTCACCCTAGACACCAACCCTGACTTGCAGGAAAGCAGACACTAGAGAGAAAATGGAAGGAAGAAGGATGAGGGGACACAATCAATGTCAGGTGTTTCGCGGTTTGTTAGattaacaactagtctctgaaatcaATATATCTTACAGAAAAACTGTTCATAGTACAAATGGGACCTACGACATTGATGGTCAGATTAACATTCATCACATAAAGACATAATGATACCTGCCAAGTATAAGGTTGGCTTTCCAAAGCTCCTATGATCTGgctcttgcaataagcacatgGGACCTTACTTTTACCTGGTATCCCCATGGAGACATGGGACATGTGGGGAGTAAGCTGGGATTACTGAATGGGGATACATGGCAGCATGAGATTAACAATACTGTCAGTACTTAACAAACTTAACAGCCCTTCACTCCAACATCTGCATATAGGAAGCAAGATGTTCACCATCATATTTATATCACCAACCTTGCACAACCAATCAAAATGCCTCCTTAAACTACAACTCTGACCCCCATTCAAACTGCATCAGAGAAGGATTTGACACATCTAAAATTGAATCAGAAGACTGTTAAAAATAACTGTCTGCTTTGGTATCTCTCCAAATTTCCTCATGAAAACCATGTTCTGCAAAAGTTTAAATGATGCATGATCTTAATCATTACAAGACACTGCTTCCTTAAGCAGCAGTGAAGGCCCATTAATCTTTTAGATCCTGGACTAACTGTCTCTTAACATGTCATGTTGACATCGTATTAGTGCTCTAATCGTGTTGCTGTGAAATACTGACAATACTGTAATAAGTCATAGATTTGATTCAGCGCTTATAATATTTAGCTCTATACTCATCAATATGGATGCTACATTTCATCTCAACCTGCAGTTTTGAACTTTTCTCAAATATAAACCAAATTCCCAAACAAAAGTATTACCTTATCATATCGAAGGGAAAACTCTGtgtacagtctaagtaaacttagtctcagtgtatttcgttacactccaccaatgagtctaacaaaacctggtAGAAGGTCGTGtcgggtaacctttgagcaaccaatgaccgtccaatccaacgcgagacggttaaacagaCTTAACCAATCAGTCAACGGCTACTATTTTGGcattggagggactttcaaaatattcaggtcactgacacagttctctccacaaacagaaatccgcatataacacagttatttgacctgcagtatatacgctttggggttggGTTTCTGTGGACAAGGTTACCTTTATCTAATATTTCCGATGACACCCTTGAagattgccaaaaacactactttcagctagtgtttactcaccattgtcatggttgtatgtactccgtgtgcatcacccggaagcaagcgtatgctaaatagcattcggaatcgttccgttacgaaccttttcgagataataAGGTCAAAAGGTATGtccgaatgtgcactttcgcaacTTGGTAAGCtatgctctgattggtcaatctcaaaaggttacctgatgcgacctcccataaggttttgttagactcagtagtgaagtgtaatgaaaagtactgaggataagtttccCTAGACCGTCTCTGTGTAGTTCTGTGTATTTTTATAatcattaaataataattatgtcTACTTTCTGCACATCATTCAACACTGACTAAAATACAAAGGTACAGTGACAAATTCTCCTGTGTATTTGTCATGCACAATGGAGACAACAAAATATTTAGGGGTCGATTCTAATACCACTTGTTAACCCTTTTACTGACCATTCAAGTGGACAACAAACAACAGGCATTGGACATAACGAGTAAGTTTAGATGTACATCGCTATTAGTGACCGAGTGCAGTTTCACATTGCTTCTAGCactataccagcaatatcatgacaggaacACCAAaagtgggtttcacacactgtacccaagtggggaataaAACCAGGGTCTTTGCATTACGAGCAAATGcattaaacactaggctaccaaaCTGACATGatctgataaataaatatactaTTAAAATGACCTGTCTGAATGATGAAGATAAAAGGACAGGCACAAAGCCTGTGGTATTCATATCATTGACTCATTACATGCAAAGAACTTCCTCATCAGTCAGACCATTGCCAGATGCAGAAACCAAACGCTTTCATGTCACAGTTTGCACACTAGGCACATAGGAAACCAAGGGAATTACACATCAGAGTGACCTCAGGTTCAATTTCCACAAATGACAGTAGATTTTAGTGTCCgttttgacaaatgtcatcccTGGTTTCAGATAAATGTTACAGAGCCATATTCAGCAGATCAGAGTTTATGACATGCAGCCCCGTATCAGACAGTAATCGCCATGATTTCCTCAAATGTCCACACTGTAGTCATGCTCTAATCCACATGGAATAACAATTTTCCATGATAATGGCACAAGAAAATATGGCTATTGCAACAACTAAAATCTGGTTAGGAACATctattctttcatattactacTGACTatagtaatatgaaagaatcgtGTGATCCTTTCATTTTTTTTACTAATACAAAGTAATGTGAAAGAACTGGATGGTATCTAACTTTTTTGAGCAATGCGAAAGTAATATGAAACAACGGGATGGTTCATATTTTGTGCAATATGAAAGTGATATGAAAGAACCAGGTTGTCCTTAACTTCTTAGGTAGTATATACTTTAAGGCctttcataaacacacacacaaggttGAATCATTCAGTGGGCGAATGCTGCTGTACAGCAGTTGGCAATATCACATCCTTGTCATGGCCTACACCTAGACTGGTGGCAGTGATTGTAGCACAATTTATAATCCCAATCATTAAGTAAATCAttgtaaacataaaatactgttGACTCTGCTCTTACAACAGGCTACTAGAGACTGACATTACAACCTTGGATTCACGCTGGGACATGTTAGGAAGAAATATTGGAAAGAACAAGTGCAACTAGAAACAGCTGGTCTCAAAGTAAACAAAGTCACACCCACAATCCCAATACTTACACTGATGATGAAACAGGTTATTCACAAGGTACTTTTTGAGTAAGCTTATGTAGCTAAACATGGAATACATCTTTGTCAAGTCATACAGATCAGGGACACGCTAAGGATGGCACTCCAGTCAACCCGACTGAACTACTCTTATAATCATTTGTTTCAATGAACTAAAGCTGCCCGAGTTGATGACAGGAACTGTCATCATAAGGCTGTCATCAGTGTTCTCTGATGACAGTCTGATGACAGTTTGATGACAGAATGGTTGCATCATACAGATTATCTATCTGTTCTCTGATTGCAGAGTGCTAATATAGGCTTGATGAAAAGTGGCAACAGTCTCAGTTGAGATTctgcatgtatcatgtatcaaacGAAACCTTCGGGTCTTTTCACGAAGCATCCTTCACTTATGTTAACCCTTATTTCAAGTCTTCAGCATTGCACTGAGGTTACCTCAGTCAAGTGGGGTGGGTGTGATCTGATTGATGGTCTACAGTTTAATCTTCTCTGGATCCAAATGGAGTTGTGGACCACTGGATCATATATAAGGCAACTAACTATATGTTGAACTACAGCTCCATATCAAATACATGTCCATGAGCTGACAGATGAACACACTCAATGGTGTGTTGCATGTGAGTGTAATGTCTACATGACCATTTCTCATGAGTGCAGAAAGTCAGAGAGGGTAACATAAAGAATATCTTGTACCATTTTCTAGTAAGCTGTAACCAGGTATGAAACTGAACTTGCCTTGCACTACACCACAGATACACTTACTGAAAAGTAGAGAAATGAAATAACACCAGATCTTCAGAGTAGAATAACCATGAACTTGATGGGACCGCATAATGGTTGTGATGACAATGTTAATCTTACTGATGTGCAACATTTAAAGTGGGCGTCGCTGATGGTAGCAACAACAGCTGTTGTATTGATATATAGATCATGTGAAATTATCTGCTTCCACCCACCACTGGCAAACCTGTAGAAGTTACACATTTGTATGCATGGAATAATTGGAGGCTAAATAAAGACCAGCAGGTTAAGTTGGAAATGCAGCCAAATCCCTTTACACCATTTCTTTTCTACAAACATTCAGATATTTACCAAAATAGTTGTTACAAATGAGCTGCAACTAATGCACTATGAGTATTTATTCTACAGTGCCCTTATAAAGCAGTTACCTTGAAAGACTAAAAGAATAAACAATGATGAGAAATATCATCCTGAATTATCCTGAATCCTTCACTGTATTATAACTGAAGTCACCTAATTATGGAAGGCGTCATTCATGAACACGTCTACAGTCAGTGAGCGAGCAAGCGGATGCTTTCACCAGTAGGCTAATCCACCCTCAAATGTCATCAAAGTAGGAGTATGATGACAATGTGATGAAACAGGAAACATGTTGTTAATGCCAATTTTTCATGTTCCTATGCATCTGAAAAATCCCTGACAAAAACAGACCATGACTGTTACAGACATAAGGATGTAGATGGATAGAAAAAAAACCCTGTCAGCACACGCCTAAATGCTGTCATTTATTTAGCCCATGCATGTAACACGCATGGCAGTAACACATACATAGTTAtgaaatagttcattatagatAACTGCATGACATGTAAGGCAGTGTCAAAAGTAAATTTACATTAATAAGTGCAGTTTACACTCAGTTTACACTACTAATTGTTCAAATTAAAAGCAAATacctgggttccattcccctaagggcacaatatgtgaagcccatttctggtgttccacaccatgatattgctggaatattgctaaaagcggtgaaaaagaaaataaaactcTAACTCAAATTAAAAGCATAATAATATTAACATACAACACCTAAAAAATGGCAGCTCAAACTGTCATCGGATGACGGCGGTGTAGACCTGACCAGGATACAAGATAATGGGTTAGGAATCCAATGTGTTTTAGCAGGATCTGTATGACACACACCTGAGACATGCCAGTATATCTCAATACACCTATGATGCTGTCAGTCAGGTGAGCAGGTCATGGGACACAGGCTGCCCAAAGCCAGTCTTCCCTCTCCCCAATCCCACACAGGTCAGAAGAGGACATACTGAAGATTCCATATCATGTGATGACTTCATAAAACCAAACATACTAGGTGCAACCAAATGGATTACAGGCTGACTATGAGCTACTTCATACTAAACAATTTGGAAATGGATAATCATACATTTCAATCTATTTCAATAAACAAGCAGCACACTAACAAAACCTTTTCCTTCTTTTACATTCTGGAAAGAAAGATAATATCTATTATACTAGAAAAATACATAACCAAAAATGCTTCAGAGAACAGGATGCAAAACCAGTGTTCCATGTAGTAGCTAACAAAATTGATATGATACTGTGAAATCATGATACCAGAAACGCTGTCATCAATATCAGTGGGTCAATTTCAGAAAATCAACCCAAGTTGCAATAACCCACTTCTCACGATTTAATTGTACATCGTTACTTAACTCTGTATTGAAACTGACATGCTTGTATAGATATGAATACTATTGTGACGCTTACACATCCATTTCCTTTTTACCAACTTATTGCTAATGG
The window above is part of the Haliotis asinina isolate JCU_RB_2024 chromosome 1, JCU_Hal_asi_v2, whole genome shotgun sequence genome. Proteins encoded here:
- the LOC137256044 gene encoding serine-rich adhesin for platelets-like isoform X1; its protein translation is MDHPLDENGLETEKYAFLLGCSLRENNLEQFFSVYDAILPKHLSESQLDKIKERAREIAELPQDKFNVLVLNAREFSLAHGRPNMSSLDATSGPGSDDWSGEDEDDGGTEGSKRSYSHPNFMPGCHVKREDAERDSGLPSSGKGAGSWCDLEGSDLEERGAYDYFYPDESIKKNDAVKISHTVNPDFDEVIDVESDKSSIESPRSDASSTNEYNVTSPLDEDGIEMKTFSHQEIPQGDIHKALYGKGDHIPYSVLQNESDDEEYCHTEQQRRFMSSDCTMTRGTRSVDDGVCFPFNRNNRYSSYSRTPEEAESGGFQKHGTFLSCKPPFGYGEEQLTNVGGSIARLLPSTNMSTGTDIGEDGKKKKGIKKKKGMKDDADERVSSSKTRNSCHDINGNPIAPSAYRQMREPPNKSVEGSLVSSRKPTNYGTYPQHPPEFPRETSNFDPFPFQGQSVKDLEDGSSSTDRKKPRKKTHKEPVKLSEDIPNYVGNIASVDDLVKFIETHKFGEKQLKKKVSQKSSPGSEIAAKADKAAKKNKEKKIRVGQADETNDSHNESVELVNSPTAVTSEAPPSPIPPADAAAADACPVIAADEEEEEDMGNYGDKAAATSVVESQAPLEDSQSCSKPDTKCVLNKDIEPLADKISSSKSPPLHKREVDPKDKNKTKNREKEKSVETVPPSSVENKKQKGKNGKSEGQLRNNKKLENKNDIINNTKTLDKMKLENGPTRMVSNLDSDDLAITENHQDYIFTDIDNLPPVEQEFTLVSKKKKRPGAKDVVPEIPRQKNGPRENRGLPQPRSVTPPPISSLLKKEQTRDLSPSAFPALGKKANAAKSRPTFREGRRNSFGDVPIDTLTELRSQDDSDIESVKSLPAAKGGSLSEFVSRFPVSYAKMAAAPKPPNSPTSPKAEEEEPFDSQSENSNSRKPTIWKGSPTERRHSIGSSPEDTKQENSPKLTQRSRQKSGSQEFLLSDPVVVDKDVSVPASVDVETSSVSVSDSMVVKSSNSSSDNTVSEDTLSSVTPSGEQPSSSSNDSQPIPTITVTFDSKMPGIQIVKSENPNGPKNGPPNGPKNGPKNGPQRAIKAEVLNYTESSRSQHAVNLGSVSKDTRSKQVSVSARVGGNNGKKNNKSVIFLDKRFGEAPENLGITFGFDSNFEHDVKSTCDNDHVTTSVNNIQQEGTSCERKDSVNHNQSEPQSIPVTLPKDISNKSEPTAPKPSETPSQPTPNNGGGAEVLPGSSISSSTSSSTTKMSKTRVGGLNGVVLPKTQGYRNSHGSDALRTEHAAVSSETKLSAAAAAAAAAASSSKDNNKTVFVFYGDGIVAKLQNSNVSVDSRDAEPPPSPTSQHKGQLAFSPDANHRGKFNVSEAVAYLKKEWDKVLEQKDKNPQAVQFYDGQ
- the LOC137256044 gene encoding serine-rich adhesin for platelets-like isoform X2 is translated as MSSLDATSGPGSDDWSGEDEDDGGTEGSKRSYSHPNFMPGCHVKREDAERDSGLPSSGKGAGSWCDLEGSDLEERGAYDYFYPDESIKKNDAVKISHTVNPDFDEVIDVESDKSSIESPRSDASSTNEYNVTSPLDEDGIEMKTFSHQEIPQGDIHKALYGKGDHIPYSVLQNESDDEEYCHTEQQRRFMSSDCTMTRGTRSVDDGVCFPFNRNNRYSSYSRTPEEAESGGFQKHGTFLSCKPPFGYGEEQLTNVGGSIARLLPSTNMSTGTDIGEDGKKKKGIKKKKGMKDDADERVSSSKTRNSCHDINGNPIAPSAYRQMREPPNKSVEGSLVSSRKPTNYGTYPQHPPEFPRETSNFDPFPFQGQSVKDLEDGSSSTDRKKPRKKTHKEPVKLSEDIPNYVGNIASVDDLVKFIETHKFGEKQLKKKVSQKSSPGSEIAAKADKAAKKNKEKKIRVGQADETNDSHNESVELVNSPTAVTSEAPPSPIPPADAAAADACPVIAADEEEEEDMGNYGDKAAATSVVESQAPLEDSQSCSKPDTKCVLNKDIEPLADKISSSKSPPLHKREVDPKDKNKTKNREKEKSVETVPPSSVENKKQKGKNGKSEGQLRNNKKLENKNDIINNTKTLDKMKLENGPTRMVSNLDSDDLAITENHQDYIFTDIDNLPPVEQEFTLVSKKKKRPGAKDVVPEIPRQKNGPRENRGLPQPRSVTPPPISSLLKKEQTRDLSPSAFPALGKKANAAKSRPTFREGRRNSFGDVPIDTLTELRSQDDSDIESVKSLPAAKGGSLSEFVSRFPVSYAKMAAAPKPPNSPTSPKAEEEEPFDSQSENSNSRKPTIWKGSPTERRHSIGSSPEDTKQENSPKLTQRSRQKSGSQEFLLSDPVVVDKDVSVPASVDVETSSVSVSDSMVVKSSNSSSDNTVSEDTLSSVTPSGEQPSSSSNDSQPIPTITVTFDSKMPGIQIVKSENPNGPKNGPPNGPKNGPKNGPQRAIKAEVLNYTESSRSQHAVNLGSVSKDTRSKQVSVSARVGGNNGKKNNKSVIFLDKRFGEAPENLGITFGFDSNFEHDVKSTCDNDHVTTSVNNIQQEGTSCERKDSVNHNQSEPQSIPVTLPKDISNKSEPTAPKPSETPSQPTPNNGGGAEVLPGSSISSSTSSSTTKMSKTRVGGLNGVVLPKTQGYRNSHGSDALRTEHAAVSSETKLSAAAAAAAAAASSSKDNNKTVFVFYGDGIVAKLQNSNVSVDSRDAEPPPSPTSQHKGQLAFSPDANHRGKFNVSEAVAYLKKEWDKVLEQKDKNPQAVQFYDGQ